From a region of the Dunckerocampus dactyliophorus isolate RoL2022-P2 chromosome 20, RoL_Ddac_1.1, whole genome shotgun sequence genome:
- the kiaa1522 gene encoding uncharacterized protein KIAA1522 homolog isoform X5, whose product MGNSVQKRKKVETDKPKGFWLIGHSGKLKSACTKANDEQKRLSVHYSASQHFQENVFIEGSRPQYLEDLHSEAQEGLKIQQKEEHESGVNFAEDESIASSDTAHPEQDLNSKDVEGSLEWKSNSGITDTSTTCAVLTRPGLTRQGSTFKPLNPVKRLDKNKKRNRRTTIMGIPNQVQKELGKSTVILDPIPYIMHYSKSTLFPALHRSSTFQQVVSTNNNNQSGVCVIPTVEGGTPVVTKDGARVHLSKLEQVTEKQQMRKHLQEVYKDEDPLHHQVFESHCYRSSVLRPMSVAVPGMSTFTSFNPSMGSFLLEPQGPVMSISPQATYLSTIIPNAVLPASIEVIEIDRSSQTRGNGVNNSGSVHAASKSSLASLDSSVSPLLSRSSDGSHKNNSYNNFTTEVCNSQEVDIKVQESQMDSTGDQEFASLHNQGDLTSRNRETNNNPQPKNDTKIKRNSTRSLSIIKTKQPPAPPQRSNSLHSNKIRINTKIQLDNKDDTASQKIATTTGDTASTDQLKSETNKIPNPVSNSPPNLADTSAGEAQKSLSEINRSSPQKTPSEGEKFERTMSPSSGYSSQSGTPTLSPKEISPNSPDKHKKKPLKPERAMSRASSSASPSSSLTSLSSGTSEPVNSDVSCTSSLTPISAKEPTPNLTIEVRELLNVPPPPKVKAPCPPPPETWAQNSLTIELLCGPSLKVSQVLKESTPIQESAAKHEDRQTKNEDPQSDESSEGNSQVEKLAEILGGEAREDQNCTVTEQETFATEESVETIAEVQSQESCSPTVKDSGSCEKTEPPRAMKKPQTILQKDDVVLTESTLDTSVDETEIGSNEGPVTSIDSQVIHEVSPPPSPPPDHQPTPPPLRKSPPISVSPVDLDRIQEETNTMESSWPPPPPPLEGDSIFDGGDELDFPLPPPPDVVDNVSAVMERSITETDALDATIPPVEEFVKLIQDTSEGETSEPLDLVLHPVVVCDKNDADTVSSCLPSSSISPPSTIVSSSSFLKRYSLDFEIHSTTEPSITARLPSPVPSPSPMENLTAGVAFRRPPSNAHRDNRSKELLARHKSVPIPKEDANIPLVTPSLLQMVRLRSVSTTEDSEAALTEDKSTNGVEDICRQQSTPQKPIRKSLISPPQVVKTSVTPSTPSMRLQEAIRIKTAALSSRESLPCRLGMRSSYHCANEPGILALKSCKAYDTQRSHTSTASFIFSRSTKRALEDQSPFSEQTNWVKSDRVPPTVARKPSHSSVSFSQQPNVATSDAQQHSKGIALPETTTRVTADTIETLF is encoded by the exons TCAGTCCACTACTCGGCCTCACAACACTTCCAGGAGAATGTGTTCATTGAGGGCAGCAGGCCCCAGTACCTGGAGGACCTCCACTCGGAGGCTCAGGAGGGCTTGAAGATACAACAGAAGGAAG AGCATGAGAGCGGAGTGAACTTTGCTGAAGATGAAAGCATTGCT TCATCAGACACTGCACATCCGGAACAGGATCTTAACtccaaggatgtggagggctcACTGGAGTGGAAATCCAACTCAGGGATTACAGATACCTCAACGACATGTGCTGTCCTGACCAGACCCGGGCTCACTCGCCAAG GTTCGACATTCAAGCCTTTGAATCCAGTGAAAAGGTTAGATAAGAACAAGAAGAGGAACAGGAGGACAACCATCATGGGTATTCCCAATCAGGTTCAGAAAGAACTCGGTAAGTCAACAGTCATCCTGGATCCAATACCATACATAATGCACTATTCAAAATCTACCCTTTTCCCAGCATTGCACAGAAGTTCCACCTTCCAACAGGTTGTTTCTACCAATAACAACAACCAATCGGGTGTTTGTGTCATTCCAACTGTTGAAGGGGGGACTCCAGTAGTGACCAAGGACGGAGCGAGGGTGCACCTTTCAAAGCTGGAG CAGGTAACGGAAAAGCAGCAAATGAGGAAGCATCTCCAGGAAGTGTACAAAGATGAGGATCCCTTACACCATCAAGTATTTGAATCCCATTGTTACCGCTCGTCTGTCCTCAGACCCATGTCTGTTGCGGTTCCTGGCATGAGTACCTTCACTTCCTTTAATCCTTCAATGGGTAGCTTCCTCTTGGAGCCCCAg GGTCCAGTAATGTCCATATCTCCCCAGGctacctatctatctacaaTCATCCCAAATGCGGTGTTGCCAGCCTCGATTGAAGTTATCGAGATAGACCGCAGCAGCCAAACAAGAGGCAATGGTGTCAACAACAGCGGGAGTGTTCATGCAGCTAGCAAAAGTAGCCTAGCATCCTTGGACTCATCGGTCAGCCCTTTGCTTTCTAGAAGCTCAGATGGTTCTCACAAAAACAATTCTTACAACAACTTTACAACGGAGGTCTGTAACTCACAGGAAGTGGATATCAAAGTGCAGGAGAGTCAAATGGATTCTACAGGGGACCAAGAATTTGCCAGCCTTCACAACCAAGGCGATCTCACTAGCAGAAACagggaaacaaacaacaacccaCAGCCTAAGAATGACACAAAGATAAAACGCAATTCCACCCGAAGTCTTTCAATCATCAAGACAAAGCAACCTCCAGCACCTCCACAAAGATCCAACTCCCTTCATTCCAATAAGATCAGGATCAATACAAAGATTCAGTTGGATAACAAAGATGACACTGCTTCCCAAAAGATAGCAACTACCACAGGAGACACAGCATCAACAGATCAACTAAAAtcagaaacaaataaaatccCAAACCCTGTATCAAATAGTCCTCCAAACCTTGCAGATACTTCTGCTGGTGAGGCTCAAAAGTCTTTGTCAGAAATCAACAGATCCTCCCCACAGAAAACTCCATCAGAAGGTGAGAAATTTGAACGCACCATGTCACCTTCCAGTGGATACTCCAGTCAGAGTGGCACCCCAACACTTTCCCCAAAGGAGATCTCCCCAAACTCTCCAGATAAACACAAGAAGAAACCACTTAAGCCTGAGAGAGCCATGTCTCGAGCCTCATCCTCAGCTTCTCCTTCCTCGTCACTTACCTCTTTGTCATCTGGTACATCAGAACCTGTCAACTCAGATGTTTCTTGCACTAGCAGTCTGACCCCAATTTCTGCCAAAGAACCCACTCCGAATTTGACAATTGAAGTCAGAGAGCTGTTAAATGTCCCACCACCTCCCAAAGTCAAAGCACCGTGTCCTCCTCCCCCTGAGACATGGGCTCAGAACAGTCTGACCATTGAGCTCCTGTGTGGTCCAAGCCTCAAAGTCAGCCAAGTATTGAAAGAATCAACACCGATACAGGAGAGCGCGGCGAAACATGAAGACCgtcaaacaaaaaatgaagatCCACAGTCCGACGAATCATCAGAAGGAAATTCTCAAGTTGAGAAATTGGCAGAGATCCTTGGTGGGGAGGCCCGTGAGGATCAAAACTGTACAGTTACAGAACAAGAGACGTTTGCAACTGAGGAAAGCGTTGAAACAATAGCAGAAGTACAAAGTCAAGAGAGTTGTAGCCCCACAGTGAAGGACTCCGGTAGTTGTGAAAAGACAGAACCACCTCGTGCGATGAAGAAACCACAGACAATACTGCAGAAAGATGATGTGGTGTTGACAGAGTCTACACTAGATACCTCAGTTGATGAGACTGAGATAGGCTCAAATGAAGGCCCAGTGACTTCTATAGATTCGCAAGTGATTCATGAGGTGTCACCACcaccttctcctccacctgATCATCAGCCAACACCTCCTCCATTGAGAAAGTCACCTCCCATCTCTGTATCACCTGTTGATTTAGACAGAATACAGGAAGAGACCAACACCATGGAATCCTCttggccacctcctccacctcctttaGAGGGAGATTCTATCTTTGATGGAGGGGATGAGTTGGACTTTCCTCTTCCGCCGCCGCCTGACGTGGTGGACAATGTTTCAGCTGTGATGGAGAGGTCCATCACAGAGACGGATGCTCTGGACGCAACAATTCCGCCTGTGGAGGAATTTGTGAAGTTGATTCAGGACACAAGTGAAGGAGAGACATCTGAACCACTCGATCTTGTCTTGCACCCTGTTGTAGTTTGTGACAAGAATGATGCAGACACCGTGTCATCTTGTCTACCATCTTCATCCATTAGTCCACCATCCACAATAGTTTCTTCCAGCAGTTTCCTCAAGCGCTACTCTCTTGATTTTGAAATCCACTCAACTACTGAACCTTCCATCACTGCCCGACTGCCTTCTCCAGTTCCATCCCCTTCACCAATGGAGAACCTTACAGCTGGGGTTGCCTTCCGAAGGCCACCCAGTAATGCACACAGAGACAACAGGAGCAAGGAGCTGCTAGCTCGCCACAAAAGTGTACCTATTCCCAAAGAGGATGCAAACATACCACTTGTCACCCCCTCTTTACTTCAGATGGTCCGTCTCAGATCAGTCAGCACAACTGAGGACAGTGAGGCAGCGCTCACGGAGGACAAGTCAACAAATGGAGTTGAAGACATTTGCAGACAGCAAAGCACTCCACAAAAGCCCATCCGTAAGTCACTAATATCCCCCCCTCAAGTGGTGAAAACATCTGTGACACCCAGCACCCCTTCCATGCGATTACAAGAAGCCATTCGTATAAAAACTGCAGCCCTGTCATCTAGAGAGAGTCTTCCATGCCGGCTGGGGATGAGGTCATCGTATCACTGTGCCAACGAACCAGGGATTTTGGCCCTTAAATCCTGTAAAGCATATGACACGCAGAGGTCCCACACGTCTACTGCTAGCTTCATCTTCTCCAGGAGCACCAAAAGGGCTCTTGAAGACCAGTCACCGTTTTCTGAGCAAACAAACTGGGTGAAGTCTGACAGGGTCCCTCCAACAGTCGCAAGGAAACCATCTCACAGCAGCGTCAGTTTTTCACAGCAGCCCAATGTTGCCACTAGTGATGCACAACAACATTCCAAGGGAATTGCACTACCGGAGACGA CAACAAGAGTGACTGCAGACACAATTGAAACACTGTTTTGA
- the kiaa1522 gene encoding uncharacterized protein KIAA1522 homolog isoform X4, whose product MHATLVFHRLVFSGLVFPHNFWASSVWIRHGAGVGMVVYLRKSIHSLLSVFKSKACTKANDEQKRLSVHYSASQHFQENVFIEGSRPQYLEDLHSEAQEGLKIQQKEEHESGVNFAEDESIASSDTAHPEQDLNSKDVEGSLEWKSNSGITDTSTTCAVLTRPGLTRQGSTFKPLNPVKRLDKNKKRNRRTTIMGIPNQVQKELGKSTVILDPIPYIMHYSKSTLFPALHRSSTFQQVVSTNNNNQSGVCVIPTVEGGTPVVTKDGARVHLSKLEQVTEKQQMRKHLQEVYKDEDPLHHQVFESHCYRSSVLRPMSVAVPGMSTFTSFNPSMGSFLLEPQGPVMSISPQATYLSTIIPNAVLPASIEVIEIDRSSQTRGNGVNNSGSVHAASKSSLASLDSSVSPLLSRSSDGSHKNNSYNNFTTEVCNSQEVDIKVQESQMDSTGDQEFASLHNQGDLTSRNRETNNNPQPKNDTKIKRNSTRSLSIIKTKQPPAPPQRSNSLHSNKIRINTKIQLDNKDDTASQKIATTTGDTASTDQLKSETNKIPNPVSNSPPNLADTSAGEAQKSLSEINRSSPQKTPSEGEKFERTMSPSSGYSSQSGTPTLSPKEISPNSPDKHKKKPLKPERAMSRASSSASPSSSLTSLSSGTSEPVNSDVSCTSSLTPISAKEPTPNLTIEVRELLNVPPPPKVKAPCPPPPETWAQNSLTIELLCGPSLKVSQVLKESTPIQESAAKHEDRQTKNEDPQSDESSEGNSQVEKLAEILGGEAREDQNCTVTEQETFATEESVETIAEVQSQESCSPTVKDSGSCEKTEPPRAMKKPQTILQKDDVVLTESTLDTSVDETEIGSNEGPVTSIDSQVIHEVSPPPSPPPDHQPTPPPLRKSPPISVSPVDLDRIQEETNTMESSWPPPPPPLEGDSIFDGGDELDFPLPPPPDVVDNVSAVMERSITETDALDATIPPVEEFVKLIQDTSEGETSEPLDLVLHPVVVCDKNDADTVSSCLPSSSISPPSTIVSSSSFLKRYSLDFEIHSTTEPSITARLPSPVPSPSPMENLTAGVAFRRPPSNAHRDNRSKELLARHKSVPIPKEDANIPLVTPSLLQMVRLRSVSTTEDSEAALTEDKSTNGVEDICRQQSTPQKPIRKSLISPPQVVKTSVTPSTPSMRLQEAIRIKTAALSSRESLPCRLGMRSSYHCANEPGILALKSCKAYDTQRSHTSTASFIFSRSTKRALEDQSPFSEQTNWVKSDRVPPTVARKPSHSSVSFSQQPNVATSDAQQHSKGIALPETTTRVTADTIETLF is encoded by the exons TCAGTCCACTACTCGGCCTCACAACACTTCCAGGAGAATGTGTTCATTGAGGGCAGCAGGCCCCAGTACCTGGAGGACCTCCACTCGGAGGCTCAGGAGGGCTTGAAGATACAACAGAAGGAAG AGCATGAGAGCGGAGTGAACTTTGCTGAAGATGAAAGCATTGCT TCATCAGACACTGCACATCCGGAACAGGATCTTAACtccaaggatgtggagggctcACTGGAGTGGAAATCCAACTCAGGGATTACAGATACCTCAACGACATGTGCTGTCCTGACCAGACCCGGGCTCACTCGCCAAG GTTCGACATTCAAGCCTTTGAATCCAGTGAAAAGGTTAGATAAGAACAAGAAGAGGAACAGGAGGACAACCATCATGGGTATTCCCAATCAGGTTCAGAAAGAACTCGGTAAGTCAACAGTCATCCTGGATCCAATACCATACATAATGCACTATTCAAAATCTACCCTTTTCCCAGCATTGCACAGAAGTTCCACCTTCCAACAGGTTGTTTCTACCAATAACAACAACCAATCGGGTGTTTGTGTCATTCCAACTGTTGAAGGGGGGACTCCAGTAGTGACCAAGGACGGAGCGAGGGTGCACCTTTCAAAGCTGGAG CAGGTAACGGAAAAGCAGCAAATGAGGAAGCATCTCCAGGAAGTGTACAAAGATGAGGATCCCTTACACCATCAAGTATTTGAATCCCATTGTTACCGCTCGTCTGTCCTCAGACCCATGTCTGTTGCGGTTCCTGGCATGAGTACCTTCACTTCCTTTAATCCTTCAATGGGTAGCTTCCTCTTGGAGCCCCAg GGTCCAGTAATGTCCATATCTCCCCAGGctacctatctatctacaaTCATCCCAAATGCGGTGTTGCCAGCCTCGATTGAAGTTATCGAGATAGACCGCAGCAGCCAAACAAGAGGCAATGGTGTCAACAACAGCGGGAGTGTTCATGCAGCTAGCAAAAGTAGCCTAGCATCCTTGGACTCATCGGTCAGCCCTTTGCTTTCTAGAAGCTCAGATGGTTCTCACAAAAACAATTCTTACAACAACTTTACAACGGAGGTCTGTAACTCACAGGAAGTGGATATCAAAGTGCAGGAGAGTCAAATGGATTCTACAGGGGACCAAGAATTTGCCAGCCTTCACAACCAAGGCGATCTCACTAGCAGAAACagggaaacaaacaacaacccaCAGCCTAAGAATGACACAAAGATAAAACGCAATTCCACCCGAAGTCTTTCAATCATCAAGACAAAGCAACCTCCAGCACCTCCACAAAGATCCAACTCCCTTCATTCCAATAAGATCAGGATCAATACAAAGATTCAGTTGGATAACAAAGATGACACTGCTTCCCAAAAGATAGCAACTACCACAGGAGACACAGCATCAACAGATCAACTAAAAtcagaaacaaataaaatccCAAACCCTGTATCAAATAGTCCTCCAAACCTTGCAGATACTTCTGCTGGTGAGGCTCAAAAGTCTTTGTCAGAAATCAACAGATCCTCCCCACAGAAAACTCCATCAGAAGGTGAGAAATTTGAACGCACCATGTCACCTTCCAGTGGATACTCCAGTCAGAGTGGCACCCCAACACTTTCCCCAAAGGAGATCTCCCCAAACTCTCCAGATAAACACAAGAAGAAACCACTTAAGCCTGAGAGAGCCATGTCTCGAGCCTCATCCTCAGCTTCTCCTTCCTCGTCACTTACCTCTTTGTCATCTGGTACATCAGAACCTGTCAACTCAGATGTTTCTTGCACTAGCAGTCTGACCCCAATTTCTGCCAAAGAACCCACTCCGAATTTGACAATTGAAGTCAGAGAGCTGTTAAATGTCCCACCACCTCCCAAAGTCAAAGCACCGTGTCCTCCTCCCCCTGAGACATGGGCTCAGAACAGTCTGACCATTGAGCTCCTGTGTGGTCCAAGCCTCAAAGTCAGCCAAGTATTGAAAGAATCAACACCGATACAGGAGAGCGCGGCGAAACATGAAGACCgtcaaacaaaaaatgaagatCCACAGTCCGACGAATCATCAGAAGGAAATTCTCAAGTTGAGAAATTGGCAGAGATCCTTGGTGGGGAGGCCCGTGAGGATCAAAACTGTACAGTTACAGAACAAGAGACGTTTGCAACTGAGGAAAGCGTTGAAACAATAGCAGAAGTACAAAGTCAAGAGAGTTGTAGCCCCACAGTGAAGGACTCCGGTAGTTGTGAAAAGACAGAACCACCTCGTGCGATGAAGAAACCACAGACAATACTGCAGAAAGATGATGTGGTGTTGACAGAGTCTACACTAGATACCTCAGTTGATGAGACTGAGATAGGCTCAAATGAAGGCCCAGTGACTTCTATAGATTCGCAAGTGATTCATGAGGTGTCACCACcaccttctcctccacctgATCATCAGCCAACACCTCCTCCATTGAGAAAGTCACCTCCCATCTCTGTATCACCTGTTGATTTAGACAGAATACAGGAAGAGACCAACACCATGGAATCCTCttggccacctcctccacctcctttaGAGGGAGATTCTATCTTTGATGGAGGGGATGAGTTGGACTTTCCTCTTCCGCCGCCGCCTGACGTGGTGGACAATGTTTCAGCTGTGATGGAGAGGTCCATCACAGAGACGGATGCTCTGGACGCAACAATTCCGCCTGTGGAGGAATTTGTGAAGTTGATTCAGGACACAAGTGAAGGAGAGACATCTGAACCACTCGATCTTGTCTTGCACCCTGTTGTAGTTTGTGACAAGAATGATGCAGACACCGTGTCATCTTGTCTACCATCTTCATCCATTAGTCCACCATCCACAATAGTTTCTTCCAGCAGTTTCCTCAAGCGCTACTCTCTTGATTTTGAAATCCACTCAACTACTGAACCTTCCATCACTGCCCGACTGCCTTCTCCAGTTCCATCCCCTTCACCAATGGAGAACCTTACAGCTGGGGTTGCCTTCCGAAGGCCACCCAGTAATGCACACAGAGACAACAGGAGCAAGGAGCTGCTAGCTCGCCACAAAAGTGTACCTATTCCCAAAGAGGATGCAAACATACCACTTGTCACCCCCTCTTTACTTCAGATGGTCCGTCTCAGATCAGTCAGCACAACTGAGGACAGTGAGGCAGCGCTCACGGAGGACAAGTCAACAAATGGAGTTGAAGACATTTGCAGACAGCAAAGCACTCCACAAAAGCCCATCCGTAAGTCACTAATATCCCCCCCTCAAGTGGTGAAAACATCTGTGACACCCAGCACCCCTTCCATGCGATTACAAGAAGCCATTCGTATAAAAACTGCAGCCCTGTCATCTAGAGAGAGTCTTCCATGCCGGCTGGGGATGAGGTCATCGTATCACTGTGCCAACGAACCAGGGATTTTGGCCCTTAAATCCTGTAAAGCATATGACACGCAGAGGTCCCACACGTCTACTGCTAGCTTCATCTTCTCCAGGAGCACCAAAAGGGCTCTTGAAGACCAGTCACCGTTTTCTGAGCAAACAAACTGGGTGAAGTCTGACAGGGTCCCTCCAACAGTCGCAAGGAAACCATCTCACAGCAGCGTCAGTTTTTCACAGCAGCCCAATGTTGCCACTAGTGATGCACAACAACATTCCAAGGGAATTGCACTACCGGAGACGA CAACAAGAGTGACTGCAGACACAATTGAAACACTGTTTTGA